In the genome of Pseudomonadota bacterium, the window AAACGGCGCGGCGTCGGGGCCGAGTGGTTTTTTGAAGCCGGATAACCAGATTATTGAAAATACTTTTGAGGCATTGTCGGCGCTGTTTTTTATGGAAACCACCCGTCATCAGAATCTTTGCAACGTCAAACTTGTCGTCGTTAAACTCGGCAGCGCCGTTCTGACCGAGAAGGGGCGCTTGAACGACCCTTTTTTTATCCGTTTCGCCGAAGAAATTGCGGTTCTGCGGAAGCGGGGCTACCGGTTTGTCGTGGTTACCTCGGGGGCGGTTGCGGCCGGCCTCGAAGCCCTTGGTTTCAGCGTGCCCCCGACGAAGATTCCAGAAAAACAGGCCTGCGCCGCCATCGGCCAGTTGCGCTTGATGCGCCGGTACGAGAAGGCGTTTGCAGATCATGAGATCGTCGTCGCTCAGATACTTTTGACCGCAGATGACATTCGTAACCGCCGGCGCTATCTTAATGCCAGAAATACCTTGAAAACCCTGCTTGAAGCCCAGGTTTTGCCTTTGGTCAACGAGAACGACACGGTGGTCGTGCGCGAAATAAAATTCGGGGACAACGACAACCTGGCCGCACTTCTGACTTCGCTGGCCGAGGTTGATTTACTCCTGTTGCTGACCGATCTTGACGGGGTTTATAATTGTGATCCCAAGACTGATGGTAACGCCTGTCTGGTCTCCCGCATCGACGAGGTTGATGAAGAGGTCACGGGTTTTGTCGGAGCTTCAAAAAGCGCGGTTGGGACCGGAGGCATGATGAGTAAACTGGAAGCGGCCCGCAAGGCCGCGGCGTACGGCATCCCGACCGTGATCGCCAATGGCCGTCGGCCCGGGGTTATGGCCCGGA includes:
- the proB gene encoding glutamate 5-kinase, whose translation is METTRHQNLCNVKLVVVKLGSAVLTEKGRLNDPFFIRFAEEIAVLRKRGYRFVVVTSGAVAAGLEALGFSVPPTKIPEKQACAAIGQLRLMRRYEKAFADHEIVVAQILLTADDIRNRRRYLNARNTLKTLLEAQVLPLVNENDTVVVREIKFGDNDNLAALLTSLAEVDLLLLLTDLDGVYNCDPKTDGNACLVSRIDEVDEEVTGFVGASKSAVGTGGMMSKLEAARKAAAYGIPTVIANGRRPGVMARILAGDDEGTLFLPRVNRLSCRQHWLAFAVEPRGRLILDRGAVRALLEQGTSLLPSGIKLVEGDFGVGDPVSCLDPEAKEIARGLVTYSAVDIRKIAGRHSREIFACLGYDAGSEVIHRDNLALL